The Thalassotalea piscium sequence TTTATTGTTTTGGCTTTCTGAACCATCAGCGCTATTTTTAGTCACACTTATATCTGCTGGCTTATTATCTTGGCTTCCTTGTGCCTTTTTAGCTTTAACTCGAGCCAAAGCTGCAGCAACAGCTGACTTTTCATTGTTGGCTTCAGTTGTGCCTGAATTCATTCTTGCTTTACGAGCTTCTGCTGCAAGGCGATGTTTTTCTTCACGTGCTAATTTTTCTCGTTCTAAGCGAACTTTACGTGCTTCAAAGCGTTGCTTGGCTTTTTCTGCTTTAATATCTAATAGCTTTTGTTGTCGAATTTCAGCTTTTGCTACACGATAATAATGAACAAGGGGGATGTGACTTGGGCAAACATAAGCGCAAGCGCCACATTCAATACAGTCGAATAAGTTTAAATCTGTTAAGGCTTGCTGATCGTTGGCTTTAGCGCTCCATTGCAACTCTTGCGGAAGCAACTGGCTTGGGCATACATCAGCACACTGTCCACAACGTATACACTGTACTTCTTTGTCGTTGTCAGGTATTTCAGCTTCATCAGGGGCTAATATACAGTTAGTTGTTTTAACTACAGGAACATTAAATGAAGGTAGACTAAAGCCCATCATAGGGCCACCCATTATAATGTGTTTTTTATTACCTTGGTGACAACCGCATTGCTTTAATAAAAACTCTATAGGTGAGCCAAGTAACGCCCAAACATTTTGGGGTTTGGCAACTGACTTTCCTGTGACAGTGACAACACGTTTAATTAACGGGGTATCGTTGATAATGGCATCGGCAATAGCAAAACATGTGGCAATATTTTGCATTACAATGCCTAAGGTACTTGGTAATGTTCCACTAGGTACTTCTTTGCCGGTTAATACCTGAATTAACTGTTTTTCTCCCCCAGTTGGGTAAATTACAGGTAAAACACATACTTTTACCTTATCTAACGTTTGAGTTGCTTTTTGTAACGCTAAAATAGCTTCGGGCTTATTATCCTCAATACCAATTAAAATCGTAGTGGGAGCTAACAAATGGTCAAGTATTTTTATTCCATCAACAATTGCAGCGCTTTGCTCACGTATCAAAAGGTCGTCAGCAGTAATATAAGGCTCGCACTCTGCCGCATTGATAATTAAATAATTAATGGTAGCTGCTGTGTTTAATTTTATATGAGTTGGAAAGCCAGCTCCACCCATACCTGATATGCCTGCTTGTGCAATTTTATCGATGATTATGTTTTTTGAAAGTTTTTGATAATCAGGACAAATCTCTCTATTGCGCCACTTGTCTTCCCCGTCTGGACTGATGAATATGCACAACTCACTTAAGCCTGAAGGATGCGCAATAATGGCGTTTTCAATCGCAGTAACCGTGCCGCTCGTAGATGCGTGAACGGGAACCACCATCGGATGTTCAGAAGCGGTTAGCGGTTGGCCTTTAAGTACTTTGTCACCAACCTTTACTAAAATATCGCCAGGCTCACCAATGTGTTGTTGAACAGGGATCCTTAATATTTCAGGTAGTGGTAACTGGCGAATAGGTTTATCTGTACTGAGGAATTTTTGCTCAGGTGGATGAATTCCACCATGAAACTTCCAAAACTTACCCTGCTCAATACGTTCAATTACTGATTCCACAATTTATACACCTAACTAATTTGTTCAACTGGGATGCTATTGAGATCCCATTGCCAATTGCGCGTGTTTTTGGCAATCGGTTGCATAATAATACAGTCAACTGGACACGGGGCTACGCATAAATCACAACCAGTACACTCGTCACTAATAATTGTATGCATTTGTTTGGTGGTACCAATAATGGCATCTACAGGACATGCCTGAATGCATTTTGTACAACCGATACAATCTTCTTCAATAATAAAGGCAACTTTAGGCGTGTTATCGACTTCATGACTTTCATCAAGTGGTTGAACATCTACACCAAGTAAGTCAGCAATTTTTTTGATAGTATCATCGCCACCTGGCGCACACTTGTTGATGGCTTCGCCATTAGCGACAGCTTCAGCATAGGGTTTACAACCAGGGTAACCGCATTGACCACACTGAGTTTGAGGTAGTAAATCATCAATTTGCTCTGCTAGTGGATCACCTTCCACTTTAAATTTTATAGAGGCAAAACCAAGTAGGGCGCCAAAGCTTAATGCTAAAGCACCTATAATTAAAATGGCGATTAATACACTCATTAAAGCTTCACCAGTCCAGTAAAGCCCATAAATGCCAACGACATAAGGCCTGCAGTAATCATAGCAATAGCTGCACCTTTAAATGGGGTAGGAACATCAGCATCAGCAAGTTTTTCTCGCATAGCTGAAAACATAATTAACACAATTGAAAAGCCAACCGCAGCGCCAAAACCATAAACGATAGATTCAAAAAAGTTATGTTGTTCGTAGGTATTAAGTAAAGCGACACCAAGTACAGCGCAGTTTGTTGTAATTAATGGTAAAAAAATACCTAATAATCGATATAAATTTGCACTCGTTTTATGAACTACCATTTCAGTAAACTGCACTACAACGGCAATAACTAAAATAAATGATATCGTAGTTAAGTACTCTAACCCCAAAGGGGCAAGAATATAGCTATTGACGATGTAGCTTAATAACGACGCTATAGTCATCACGAAGGTGGTCGCAAATGACATGCCTATCGCAGTTTCTGTGCGGGAGGAAACGCCCATAAAGGGGCACAAGCCTAGGAACTTAACTAAAACGAAGTTGTTCACTAAAACGGTGCTAATAAGTAACAGTAAGTAATCTGTCATGAAATAGTGGCTATTTATTTGACTATGCTGATTATTATCCGATTTTCTTAGCTAATAAACAACAGGTCAGGTGTAGGGTTATTGCAATTAATTATGATTCTGGAAAGTAATACTGTAAAAGCACCACTTTTTAGGGTGACTTACCATTGAAAAACTCACGTTAGAATTAATTAACGTGAGCTTGGTGTTATTAAATAACCCTAACTCTGGATAATGGATGTACGTTTAACGCATATAAAAGTTATACTATGCAATATTTTAGATTAATTTCCTTAGTACTAAGTGCAAGTTTACTACCAATGCTATAAGTGTTGTGTAAATCAGGGGTGATTTGTGTACCTAGTAACTGGCTATTATTAGCAAAGTAACGTAGTAGTAAATTAACGTTTTTTTAGTTCCAGACAAAAACCAAGTACCTACGTCCATGCAGGCAACGCAGATACTCATAAAGTCGGAGGTTTTGTGTACTTAGCTTATCCTGGATACAGGTTAAATAGGCTCAGGTTTGCCGATATAAAAGCCTTGGCAACCGTCAATAAATAACTTCTCTAGCGTAAACTTTTCTTCTTGTGTTTCGACACTCTCAGCTAATACAGTAATACTTAGGCGATGAGCTAAATCAACCATTAACCTCAAGAAGTATTGGTTGTTTTTATCTTCATCAATATCACGTGTATAAGTGCTATCCATTTTTATGAAGTCTGGTTTTAAATCTCTGAAAAATTTAAAAGAGGTTAAACCAACCCCAAAACGTTCAACTGTTAAACGAGAACCGACACGGTGAACCATATCTATAAAGCGTTTACTTGTTTTAATGTTTTGCTGTAAACCATATTCAGTGATCTCGAAAACTAGCTTCGAAGCAATAGCTGAGTCTTTAAGTAATCGACGTTCTAACCAAATTAAAAAGTGTTCATCATGAATAGTCCTTGCACTGAGATTTATACCAAAATGATGGTCAGACATATTCTTTTGTTTTATTTCTTCAATCGCTCGATCAACAATCATGCGGTCAATTGCTACAATTTTATCTAATTTTTCAGCCATAGCGATAAATGATGCCGTAGGTAGCATTTCATCATTTGAATTAAGAAACCTTGCCAACACTTCACTATAAACTTTATTATTTCGGCTACTTGGTTTTATATGCTGAACCAGCAACGTTACTCGTTGGTTTTCTATAACGCTATCAATCTCTTGACGCCAGTTTTGATTGCCATAACTGGCGCTACTACTTTCTAATATTTCGCTGTCTTTTTGCGCATACCACGCATTAATTTTTTTGGTTTGCGCAATGCTAATACCTGTGTCAACTAACGCTAAAAGTTCACCTAGCGGTTTGTCTGTATCAAAAGCAACAAGACCTGTATAGGCAACTGAGTCTAAATCTGAGGCTTGCTGGTAATGGTTAAACTGGTCTGTAAGTAACTGAGCGTATCGTTCAGCTTCCTGCATTTTTACGTTGGGCAAAATAGTGGCAAAGTCAGAGCTATTTAGGCGAAACAATTGTGCACCTTGATAACGTGCTACTGTACTTTTCATGATATCAGCGACTTTACAAATATAATTGTCACCTTCATTGTAGCCATGTATTTGGTTAATGGTTTGTAATTCAGAACAGCGTGTAATGGTCAAAACACCAAATTTTACCGATTCATTTTGTTGATCAAAAAACTGCACAAATCGACTTCTATTATCAAGTTGTGTTAGCGGCTCTACATAAGCTTCTTTTTCAAGTTTTGAAGTACCCTCAATATGTTTGTTAAGTAGTGCTTGTAGATCAGTTAATATAGTTTGAATACTTGGTAGATTTATTACCCCACTGTATTTACTATCTTTTTGCTTTGTATTAGGGCTTATAATGCGATTTATGCCTAGTTTAATTTGTTCACTAACTTGGGTGATCACTTTTGTGTAGCGATTTAAACTTAACCAACCTGCAATAATGGAGGCAACAATGCTAAATACAAACACAGCTATAATAAAGGACATCAGAAAGTTAATTT is a genomic window containing:
- the rsxC gene encoding electron transport complex subunit RsxC; the encoded protein is MESVIERIEQGKFWKFHGGIHPPEQKFLSTDKPIRQLPLPEILRIPVQQHIGEPGDILVKVGDKVLKGQPLTASEHPMVVPVHASTSGTVTAIENAIIAHPSGLSELCIFISPDGEDKWRNREICPDYQKLSKNIIIDKIAQAGISGMGGAGFPTHIKLNTAATINYLIINAAECEPYITADDLLIREQSAAIVDGIKILDHLLAPTTILIGIEDNKPEAILALQKATQTLDKVKVCVLPVIYPTGGEKQLIQVLTGKEVPSGTLPSTLGIVMQNIATCFAIADAIINDTPLIKRVVTVTGKSVAKPQNVWALLGSPIEFLLKQCGCHQGNKKHIIMGGPMMGFSLPSFNVPVVKTTNCILAPDEAEIPDNDKEVQCIRCGQCADVCPSQLLPQELQWSAKANDQQALTDLNLFDCIECGACAYVCPSHIPLVHYYRVAKAEIRQQKLLDIKAEKAKQRFEARKVRLEREKLAREEKHRLAAEARKARMNSGTTEANNEKSAVAAALARVKAKKAQGSQDNKPADISVTKNSADGSESQNNKKTQVAAAIARAKAKKLATQTNNNVGGKATEGESNAMSSSEVVSKPEAKNETPTTQIEVSKKDKIAAAIAKAKAKKLAAAAKTNETDTSTADYAEVKSEALPEKPTALASQANSAETPEAIKKAKIAAAIAKAKAKKLSSNKAAAQNELAEKSKAQEQQPEDKVKANSNKVQTAPNENDAALEKKARIAAAVAKAKAKKQQESNK
- the rsxB gene encoding electron transport complex subunit RsxB — encoded protein: MSVLIAILIIGALALSFGALLGFASIKFKVEGDPLAEQIDDLLPQTQCGQCGYPGCKPYAEAVANGEAINKCAPGGDDTIKKIADLLGVDVQPLDESHEVDNTPKVAFIIEEDCIGCTKCIQACPVDAIIGTTKQMHTIISDECTGCDLCVAPCPVDCIIMQPIAKNTRNWQWDLNSIPVEQIS
- the rsxA gene encoding electron transport complex subunit RsxA gives rise to the protein MTDYLLLLISTVLVNNFVLVKFLGLCPFMGVSSRTETAIGMSFATTFVMTIASLLSYIVNSYILAPLGLEYLTTISFILVIAVVVQFTEMVVHKTSANLYRLLGIFLPLITTNCAVLGVALLNTYEQHNFFESIVYGFGAAVGFSIVLIMFSAMREKLADADVPTPFKGAAIAMITAGLMSLAFMGFTGLVKL
- a CDS encoding EAL domain-containing protein, with the translated sequence MYTYSQLLFRNIIFGLLFSLATSAIAVFLVQQLFIEQQQQHRVLLTQITAIENIEYQQLFNHLNSAFNYKTLIIKNSKQDALLAIAKPLSFFEEFLLPSRTSLTTKDNLSINFQISVTNEINFLMSFIIAVFVFSIVASIIAGWLSLNRYTKVITQVSEQIKLGINRIISPNTKQKDSKYSGVINLPSIQTILTDLQALLNKHIEGTSKLEKEAYVEPLTQLDNRSRFVQFFDQQNESVKFGVLTITRCSELQTINQIHGYNEGDNYICKVADIMKSTVARYQGAQLFRLNSSDFATILPNVKMQEAERYAQLLTDQFNHYQQASDLDSVAYTGLVAFDTDKPLGELLALVDTGISIAQTKKINAWYAQKDSEILESSSASYGNQNWRQEIDSVIENQRVTLLVQHIKPSSRNNKVYSEVLARFLNSNDEMLPTASFIAMAEKLDKIVAIDRMIVDRAIEEIKQKNMSDHHFGINLSARTIHDEHFLIWLERRLLKDSAIASKLVFEITEYGLQQNIKTSKRFIDMVHRVGSRLTVERFGVGLTSFKFFRDLKPDFIKMDSTYTRDIDEDKNNQYFLRLMVDLAHRLSITVLAESVETQEEKFTLEKLFIDGCQGFYIGKPEPI